The sequence AAGATGTCGCAGGTATTCTTGCCGACTATTTTGAAGTGCAGGGAACAGAAGTCGATTTCGCTACCAATGGCGAACTCGGGTTTAAGCTTGCCCTCGAATCCAATTTCGACGCCATCATATTGGATTTAATGCTGCCTAAGATGGATGGCCTCAGTGTCGCTAAAGAACTCAGAAAGCAGGGCTGCACCACACCGATCCTCATGTTAACCGCACTCGATGATAAACAAGATATGCTCAACGGATTCGAATCAGGGGCTGACGACTATCTAGCCAAACCTTTCGACTTAGATGTACTCAATGCCCGAGTGAAAGCATTAATTAAACGACAGCAAGGAAGGGTCGCCTTAGGCATACTACAATACGGCAACCTCGAGCTAAACACGGCAGAACATCAAGTCTATCGCAACGGAACTAAGCTTATTCTGACCCCCGCATGCTATCAAATATTACAATTATTGATGAAACGTGCGCCGAATGTGGTCAAACGTGAAGAGCTTATCGAGGAATTATGGGGTGATATGCCACCAAGTAGTGACATATTGCGTAGCCATATGTACCAACTCCGCAATCAATTAGATAAGCCATTTTCCGAGTCAATGCTGGTCACGGTGCCAAAAATAGGCTTTAAGCTTCAACAAGAAACATCAATTAACAAAACTGATGAAAACCTCTAAAGCACTTAGCTCCACGGCCCAGAGCTTAACGAAGAAATTAAGCCTCTATTTCAATGCTATCGCTCTGCTTATCGGCATATTAGTTTTTGCTCTTAGTCAGGCGGGACTCTACTGGCTAGAAGATGAGATAAACAAGCGCAATTTACAACAGACAGCAGATTTTGCCATCGACCGATTTCAGCAAGGGGCAAGTTCTCCTCTCACCATAGGCCCTAATATTTTAGCCTATGATTCTACCGAGTCATTGCCTAAGCAATTCCAACAGCTCTCCCAATACCCCATGGGATACAATGATGAAATCACCGATGAGATAGCTCACGACCTCTTTTTCTATCACGCTAGCTTCGATTTCGAAGGTGACACTAAGCCCCTCTTCTTAACTATGGAGGCAGAAACAGTCGAGCTCAGCTCTGATGAATGGCGATATATCAACTTCGCCTCTCTCGCCATCATGATACTTCTCTACCTGGCATTCGACTTCGCCATATCAAAATTATCGAAACGCTTGGTACAGCCGGTCAATCAACTCAGTCAACAGCTTAAATCCGCCCAAAGAGAAACGAACTTCTCAGTCCCCGAGGGGTCGGCATTAGAGTTTACAGAGCTGTCTAATAGCCTCAACAAATATCGCAACCAAAATGAAATCCTGATAAAACAAGAGCAGTCTTTCGCCAAATATGCCAGCCATGAGTTGAGAACCCCTTTAACCGTTATTCAGGGAGCGACTAAGCTGCTCGATAAGAGTGCAGATCCTGAATTTCAACTTAGACAGAGAGACAGAATTGCTAAGGCTGCGACCGATATGCAACACACAATTGAAGCCCTGTTAAGTCTGGTCAAACAGGAGCAAACCAGAGAGAATTCCACCAGTAGAAAATTGACCGAAAAAGAGATAAAGCTGATCTTAGAGGAGGTCTCCCCTCTGGCTAAATACAAGCATCTCAAAGTTGAACTCAAATTAATTGCAGAACCAGAAATTCAGCCAAGTCCTCCCGTACTCCGAATGTTACTGATCAACTTGTTGCAGAATGCCATTAATGCCAGTGATTCTGGGGTTATCACTGTGGAAGTTTGGGAGTCTTGCATCAAAGTAGTAGATCAGGGGCGGGGGCTGAATGATTCAGAACAGAGTAAAGACGGTCATGGCTTGGGTCTCTTGATCGTCGATGCACTCTGCGAACGCTATGAATGGCAACTAATGTTAACTTCAGGAAAAGAGTCTGGCTGCATTGCTAAGCTGGCCTTTCCCAATAAAGATGAGACAGAGATTAGCTAATATTATTTAAGCCCTAACATAAAGGGTGCCTGCTCATGGAAGATGAGTCTCTGAGCTGGGATTGGCTAAAATCACCTTAAATTTATTTTGTAGTGACTCATCATCTTGCTGACCATACTTGATGATGAGATCCTCTTTTCCATCGCCATTCAAATCTTGGCTAGATACCATACCGCCATCTTGAGGCAGCTGAACACGAATTTTTTCGCTCCTCTTAACGAAAAGCCTGCCACTGTCACTACCCAGAAATATCTGTAAAGTATCATCCCCGTCAGACAGCAGCAGATCTTGCAACCCATCACCGTTAATATCCGCCAACTTGACCACAGGACTGCCACTTTGGCCTGAGGTTAGACTAAAACTCAACTCCACCTCTTTGCTTATATTGGCATCATCGGAGAACCGGCTATTCTCATCCATCTTAAACAAATACACATCCTGATCGATATTGCCCGAGATTAAGGCACCTATGATCTGAGATAAGCCGATATCGAACCCCGCCACCAGTACCTCATCCTTGTTATCGCCGTCGATATCGATAAACTCTAACCCCGTTAGGGTGCCATCGGCGCGGATCACGCTATTAGGCTTCTTTGGAAACGTCAGCTGTCCCTTGATGTTTTCACCGAGATAGATCTCGTAATCATTAACCCTATCTAGCACGCCGGAGCTCTTGGTGTAACGCACCACCATATCGGTAAAACCATCATTATTGATATCTTTGAGCTCCTCTACTTTACGGTAAACCAAGTCACTCTGATCTAACTGCTCACCGTAAGCATCTCGTTTATTCCACCAATCGAGACCACTGATAGCCAGTCGGACCGAGCTGTATTTAGCGATAGGGTCGAAATGGCCCGATTCCTTTTGTCTATATACCTCTAGCTCCCCCTCGCCTATCTTGACGATATCCGGCTTACCATCGAGATTAATGTCGGCACTATAGAGTTTTGACTGAGTGTAACGAGCACCATCATTATAGAGTCTTACTTGGGGCTTAATCGGCAGTTGTTGTCTGTGATAACTGCCATCTATTTGTGCGATAAAGAGCTCAACTCCATCAAAGTCGCTAATTATGATATCATCTAAGCCATCACCATTAAGATCACGAATAAAATCACTGCCACTGATGTAATCGGGCGTGTGCTTGAGTGACATGGAGCTAATATCGGCAACTATATGAAAGGGATTTAATTTATCACTGGGGACGAATCGAATTAAATGCTGACTAGACAGGAACATCAGCTGCTGCACGTCATCGGTCTTAGTCGCACCAGCTGACGAACGATCGTTATCACGCCCGGTTAAATCGAAGCTAGCAAGCTCACGAGGAAGTTTAACTTTTAAAGACTCGGTATACTTGCCTTCTTGTTTATCGAAAGAAAAAACGGTTAACCACTTCTGCCGAGAATCATCCACACCGAAGGTGACCAGCTCCTTTCCACTAGCCGCGAGTAAATTAGCCGGCAATATTGGATGAGTCAGCTTGAAACTGGTTTCAACGCTGTGAGACTCGAGGGTTACACCTGAGTTTTTAGAAGCCGAATTAGCGCCAAACGATGCCATAGCCAATATAGGCAATAGCAGTACAGGCAATGCCAGTACGGAGGGCGCCGCTAGCATAGATAAAAAAGATGAACTGTTTCTGACTTTTTCCATTTGCAACTAACTCCAATTTCGCAATAAGCGCCTGACTTTCAGTTTCAAATCGCGCTTTAAACCAAACTTAAAACCTATGGGCTTAATCTATCGACTTTGAAAAAAAAAGAAAGTTCAGTTAATCAGATGTTACAAACTAATAGCGAAGAAGCCAATTTACATACAAATTTTCGCTAAGGTTTCCCTTAAACTAACCCTATGGTTGCCCAGTAAGATACCAAGGTGCCACTTACTGCAAGTTGAAATTGGTCATTTCCAGGCGCGGGTCATTTCACGTCGGCCCAACGCACCCGGGTAAGCCTTAACTCTGAAGCCTGCTGCTTTCAAGTTTCGCTTAAACTGACCATTAGCGCAGTAAGATACCAACATGCCACCCTCTTCCATCATGGAAATAATGCGATCGAAGTTCTCTTGCAGCCATAACTCTGGCTGCTTACTTGGTGCGAAGGCATCATAAAAAACTAGATTTATGCTGTCATGGTCCGATTTAAACTCCTCTAGTTTGCCATGGATCTTGTGCAATACGAAGCCTGGGATTATCTCTACATCACAGCCCCAAGGGGCTTGATGTAGCTTATCGAAGAGTTCAGCAATTTGCGGGCTGAAGCTGACTTTGTAATTAAGCTGAGCGACGATATCCATGGGAATAGGATAGGCCTCAACACTGATAAATCGGATCGGACGATCTATCTGCCCCGTCTTCGCCAGAGCGCTTTTCAAGGTCAAGATGGCATTCATGCCTGAGCCAAACCCCAGTTCTAAAATATTAACCCGATTAAATTCAGGCTCTAACTGTTCGAATCCAGCTTGAATGTACACATGCTCAGACTCACTCATAGCACCATTATGGGCATGATAACTATCATCAAATAGTGAGCTCATCAGAGTATGTGAGCCATCCTTAGTCATCTTAACTTCGATCTTATTCAACACTTATAAACCTCAAAACACACAACTTCAATCACAATGATATTGACCACTAACCAGATTCAACGCCGGATTATATCGAAAACTCAAAATTACTGCGCCGGGCTTTATAACAACTTTTACAAAGGCCTTTGGTAACAAATGAACCCGATATTATTTTAAGCTATGCCACAGAACAGCAAAGCGGGGTATAGTTCACAAAAATACCAAAAATGTGATCAAAAGGGACAGTCCATGTTTAGTAAAAGTCTTATTAGTTTAAGTGTTGTAGTGGCATTGTTTGGATGCACCAATGAACAGACAGAAACAACAAAGAGCACGGCTAAAGCCAGTGCCCAAATCGAGCTAGCTGTATATACGCCCAAAATCAATGCTGCAGTTGAACGAGCCGATATTGACGCTATAGTGGCTCAGTTCACTCAAGACTTCATCCAATCTCAGCCGGCATTAGCCACCTCTTTAAATCTCAGCCCAGACATTGCCGGCAACTTTCAACGCCGACTCCCCGATTATTCTCCTGCTGGTATGCTGGCATTACAACAAAAAATGCAATATGAGGCGTCAGAGCTAGCCAATATAGAGACCAAAAATCTATCTGATAAGGACAAACGTCACGTAGTCGTTAACCAAGTAATTGCTAATTACTACGCCGGTGATGCTCAATTTAATGCGGGTTATATCGATACCTGGGCCGGACATCTACCTTACATAGTTAACCAAATTAATGGGCCACTGATCGACATTCCTGCAATCTTAACCGATCAACAAACGGTGACTAACTTAACTGATGCACAAGACTATCTACTCCGCTTAAGCGCCTTGGCTACAATGACTAACCAAGTTCAGGCTAAAGTTGAAGCTGATGCCGCTAACGGTGTCATACTCCCTAAGCCATTGTTTGCCAACACACTCAAGTTTCTCGCTAACTTTACGGCCAAACCTGCCAGTGAACACAGCCTAGTCACCACCTTCGCAGAAAAGCTTAATGCCACAGATAAAGTCGATGCAAAGCACACAAAGGCTTTCGTTGCTCAAGCCAGTAAAATAGTCGATGAGAAGATCTATCCCGCTTATCATGCTGTTAGCTCTCTGATGGCCAGCTTAGAGCTCAAAGCACCAACTGACGTGGGGATCTGGGCTCAACCCAATGGTGAATCTTTCTATACACACGGCATCACCTATCTAGCAGATTCAAATTTGAACGCCGACGAGATCCATCAACTTGGCATCGAAGAGGTTAACCGTATCACAGGCGAAATGGACAGCATCTTAAAAGCTAACGGTTACGCCAAAGGAAGTGTAGGCGAACGTATGGTGCTACTCAGCAGTGAGCCACGCTTCTTGTATGAGAACTCAGATGCGGGGCGTCAGCAATTGCTCAAAGATCTCAGTAAAGATATCGATATTGTAATGACTAAGGCGCCACTGCTATTCTCGACACTCCCACCACAGGAAGTGATCGTTAAGCGTGTCCCAGTTGAAACAGAGGCTGGCGCAGCTGGAGGCT is a genomic window of Shewanella psychrophila containing:
- a CDS encoding response regulator transcription factor, coding for MRSKLLIVEDNQDVAGILADYFEVQGTEVDFATNGELGFKLALESNFDAIILDLMLPKMDGLSVAKELRKQGCTTPILMLTALDDKQDMLNGFESGADDYLAKPFDLDVLNARVKALIKRQQGRVALGILQYGNLELNTAEHQVYRNGTKLILTPACYQILQLLMKRAPNVVKREELIEELWGDMPPSSDILRSHMYQLRNQLDKPFSESMLVTVPKIGFKLQQETSINKTDENL
- a CDS encoding sensor histidine kinase yields the protein MKTSKALSSTAQSLTKKLSLYFNAIALLIGILVFALSQAGLYWLEDEINKRNLQQTADFAIDRFQQGASSPLTIGPNILAYDSTESLPKQFQQLSQYPMGYNDEITDEIAHDLFFYHASFDFEGDTKPLFLTMEAETVELSSDEWRYINFASLAIMILLYLAFDFAISKLSKRLVQPVNQLSQQLKSAQRETNFSVPEGSALEFTELSNSLNKYRNQNEILIKQEQSFAKYASHELRTPLTVIQGATKLLDKSADPEFQLRQRDRIAKAATDMQHTIEALLSLVKQEQTRENSTSRKLTEKEIKLILEEVSPLAKYKHLKVELKLIAEPEIQPSPPVLRMLLINLLQNAINASDSGVITVEVWESCIKVVDQGRGLNDSEQSKDGHGLGLLIVDALCERYEWQLMLTSGKESGCIAKLAFPNKDETEIS
- a CDS encoding FG-GAP repeat domain-containing protein, producing the protein MEKVRNSSSFLSMLAAPSVLALPVLLLPILAMASFGANSASKNSGVTLESHSVETSFKLTHPILPANLLAASGKELVTFGVDDSRQKWLTVFSFDKQEGKYTESLKVKLPRELASFDLTGRDNDRSSAGATKTDDVQQLMFLSSQHLIRFVPSDKLNPFHIVADISSMSLKHTPDYISGSDFIRDLNGDGLDDIIISDFDGVELFIAQIDGSYHRQQLPIKPQVRLYNDGARYTQSKLYSADINLDGKPDIVKIGEGELEVYRQKESGHFDPIAKYSSVRLAISGLDWWNKRDAYGEQLDQSDLVYRKVEELKDINNDGFTDMVVRYTKSSGVLDRVNDYEIYLGENIKGQLTFPKKPNSVIRADGTLTGLEFIDIDGDNKDEVLVAGFDIGLSQIIGALISGNIDQDVYLFKMDENSRFSDDANISKEVELSFSLTSGQSGSPVVKLADINGDGLQDLLLSDGDDTLQIFLGSDSGRLFVKRSEKIRVQLPQDGGMVSSQDLNGDGKEDLIIKYGQQDDESLQNKFKVILANPSSETHLP
- the mnmD gene encoding tRNA (5-methylaminomethyl-2-thiouridine)(34)-methyltransferase MnmD encodes the protein MLNKIEVKMTKDGSHTLMSSLFDDSYHAHNGAMSESEHVYIQAGFEQLEPEFNRVNILELGFGSGMNAILTLKSALAKTGQIDRPIRFISVEAYPIPMDIVAQLNYKVSFSPQIAELFDKLHQAPWGCDVEIIPGFVLHKIHGKLEEFKSDHDSINLVFYDAFAPSKQPELWLQENFDRIISMMEEGGMLVSYCANGQFKRNLKAAGFRVKAYPGALGRREMTRAWK
- a CDS encoding DUF885 domain-containing protein, with the protein product MFSKSLISLSVVVALFGCTNEQTETTKSTAKASAQIELAVYTPKINAAVERADIDAIVAQFTQDFIQSQPALATSLNLSPDIAGNFQRRLPDYSPAGMLALQQKMQYEASELANIETKNLSDKDKRHVVVNQVIANYYAGDAQFNAGYIDTWAGHLPYIVNQINGPLIDIPAILTDQQTVTNLTDAQDYLLRLSALATMTNQVQAKVEADAANGVILPKPLFANTLKFLANFTAKPASEHSLVTTFAEKLNATDKVDAKHTKAFVAQASKIVDEKIYPAYHAVSSLMASLELKAPTDVGIWAQPNGESFYTHGITYLADSNLNADEIHQLGIEEVNRITGEMDSILKANGYAKGSVGERMVLLSSEPRFLYENSDAGRQQLLKDLSKDIDIVMTKAPLLFSTLPPQEVIVKRVPVETEAGAAGGSYIPPALDASRPGVFFINLKDMTSISKYGLKTLTYHEAVPGHHFQIALNMLQTDIGLMRQNASFNAYIEGWALYSEQLASEMGMYENDPWGNLGRLKAEAYRAARLVVDTGLHHKKWTRQQAIEYFSEATGSTQKEVTSAIDRYIAWPGQALGYKLGMLKLIELRAKAQQTLGDKFDIRAFHDLILLPGARPMSVVQSDVDQWINTQI